The Macaca fascicularis isolate 582-1 chromosome 11, T2T-MFA8v1.1 genomic sequence AGTCTGTCTTAATGGAAAATATGATAATTTCCAAAACAGCTCAAATTAACTCCTATTCAAATACTATGTCTTTGTTATAAGATAAAATTTTTCATACTGATGTTGAAGTGAAAGCTGAATTCTCATTTGCTAGCATGCAAATCAGGTCATATTCTTATTCATCAATTTGCAATGTATTTCCTTGATTTACCTCTCCATCATTTCTGTTCAGCAATGTCAGTTGTGAGGGAAATTTTCCAACCTAATACATAAATCATGCATCGGATGCCTACACTGTTATATGCAGCTTGGTCAGAACTAGAATCATGACCACTGTTGATTCACTTTTTCGATCTCAGATTTTATGGAGAGTGAATCCCAACTTTTCCTACCAAAAGCATCCAAGGTCTTCTTGGGAAGCCCAGAAAGGCCAATATTCCTTAAAATCTGGTTGCTgctaattaataattttatataacttaTTGTTAACAAGCTCATTAACATAAACACATTcacacgcacacaaacatacacatccTTCACGGTTGGGAAAAATTATTGTCCtataatttctaaaacaaaaaattaattttcttactcGGGCTTTTAGTGCATTTTCAATGTTTAGCAAACAATCTCTCTTAATTCTCTTGAATCTAATACTTAAATCTttgttatttaattaaaatactcAGAAATTTTATAACTATTCCTTGTACTCttaaaaaacatgttttccaTTGAAGAATCTGCACTTCTCTGTGTATGAATATTCAGCTTTGTTTTTccctatttaatttatttttacttactaaATGGTTCAAGATGAATAGATATTAAAATCAGTCTCCAAtcttggattttatttcttttccgtTTTTACAGTATAATGGTTTCTAAGAGGGAATCTTCTAGTCAGACTGTGAAGACAGGAAACCAGATACCCTGCTGGTTAGCGTATAGCTATGATGTGAGACTGCATTTTACAACTACTGCCTGCCTCAGTATAATTACCTATAAAAAGCAGatgataggctgggcatggtggcccaggcctgtaattccagcattttgggaggccaaggcaggtggatcacctgaggtcaggagtttgaaaccggcatggccaacacagtgaaaccctgtccccactaaaaatacgaaaattaatcaggtgtggtcacacacacctataatcccagctactcagttggctgtggcaggagaatcatttgaacccaggagatggtggTTGTAATtggtcaagatcacgccactgcactccagcagggaGACAGaacaacaccctgtctcaaaaaaaaaaacaacaacaacaacaaagaaaggagatgaaaataaaattgtctttggTTAATTTTGTTAGGAGTTAATATCCTCTTTGGATAACTACTTTCAATTTTACCTGTTTGCTACAGGCAGGAACCAaagattattaattattgatttgaTCCCATTTTACTTGATATTTAAGATACCAGTGAGAACttacacttatttttttcttcttctgagacagagtctccgtcTGTTAcccaagttggagtacagtggcaggattatagcccactgcagcctcgaatgcctgggctcaagcaatcctcctgcctcagcttcccaagtatttggaactataggcatgcacaaccacgccagctaatttttcaattttttgtagagatagagtctccaTAGACTGCACAGGAAACTACTGctctcaaggaatcctcctatcttggcctcccaaagtactaggactATAGGCTTGAGTCATCATATCCAGCCTGCAGTGGGAGTTTTGAAGGTCAGATGCTACCTAGAGCTTCGGCTCATGTCCATCCCAAGGTGGATGTAATCAGTTTGTAGTTATTACCTCTTCCTGAATGTGTAATTGAAATGGATACATATGGCAGCTGTCAGAACTCTCACATTCTTCCTCAACTGTAGAGTAAGGGATATTATTATAGCAGGACCAAGGGGAAGCCTCTGAAATTCTCCTCTACTGGCAACACAATGTATAAAATATAGTAACTGCATTCCCTAAAGAATGGAATTGGTCACTGCCATGACAAAGTACTTTAAAGTTACAGGGAATGGTAGTCTCTTTATATCTCTATTCACTTAACCTATCTGGCCTCTACCAAAACCAGATGGGTTATAGAATGAATGCAGACTACTATAAACTTAAATCAGCACTTACAAAAGCTTTCCAGGATGTGCTATCTTCACTGAGCAGAGCAGAGCTTCTGGTACTTTTTACGGGGCTTGTGATTTGGTTAATGTTTCTTAATCTACACCCATTATGAgggaaaatcaaaacaatttgcCTTGTAAAAATAATAGCACTGCTTCACTGTTTTATGTCAGGGTTATGTCACTTCTGTTCTcagtttaatttacatttttaaaaaaatattctgctaatttaacatattaataatGTTACAGACCGGGCCCTGTGGCACATgactgcaatcccaacacttttagGAAGCTGatacaggcagatcacctgagcccagaagtttcagaccagcctgggtaacacggtgacaTCCCAGCCCAACAAAaagtaccaaaattagccaggtgtggtggtgcgcctcTGCAGTCCCCACGGCTAGCAATGCagaggcgagagaatcacttgagcccagaaggttgaggctgtaatgagctgtgatcctgcccctgcaccccagcctcagggacagaatgagactctgtctcaaaataatagcaATACTAATAATATATAACTTGGTACAATAATCAGGAAGTGACAAGtttcttaaatataataaaatactataacACTGAGCAGAAGTAAAATaccagaaggaaagagagaaataggagAAGATTCAGGAACATAAACATAGGTGATGTTTTAATGCGTTCGAGTGTCCCCTGTCTATAtgttaaaacaatcttttttttaaagaaaatggcaTGTTGCTCTCTCCATATATTTCCTATCACTACAAAAGAGGCACAATGTTTTGGAAGCCTATTGGGATTTTGGAGCTAACATATTCCACATTTGAGAATATTGCTCTGACCCATGAATGAAGTTTCTAAAGGCTACTGCTCTCAAGTGGAACCTAGAACAAAAGAGGGCTCTACCGCAGATACAGGCTCCAGTCCAAGCTGCTGTGGTCCAAGCTGCTCTGGTCACTGTGCCAGATGATCCAGCGGAATTCAAAGCTGCTAGCGGCATGCATAGTGGACATTATAGGACACTATGCATGTCACTGAGAAGCCTATAGGAGACGGGAGAGCAAATCCTTATGGAATTAGTGCAAGAACATTCCCTATTCAGCAGATAAGTATcctctgtctgaaaaacaaaacagcaactgCAGAACATTAATCCAAGCATAGAGTTCATTTAAGCACACACTCCTCTAGGCACAAAACCCTGTGCAACTCTGCAAGTCATATGCTCTGAAAGCCAGCCATGACTGGAGGACATGAGCACGTCTGAGTGGCAAAAAGATTGGACTGCACTGGACACAGACATGTGCTTTCCTAGATTCCCTTCACTATCTCCCATTCCCCTCATCAACGCCTTGCCTGATGCAGATCGTCCTTCCATTTGGAACTTGAATGCATCACCACACTGTGGGCATGAGGTCTGACATCCATAACCTCCAGCAAGGGACTGGATGATGTAAGGCAGAACAACAGAGATGGTTGTTCTGCCTCAGGAATACCATGGCCAATGGGAAGTACAACACTAATGACAGCTGAGCagattcattctctctcctctctctcttccatgCACTAATGCCGGCTGCGGTTTGCCCTTGTAGCCTGTCTGGAAAAGTGCTAGGAGCCAAGTGCATGCATCTGATGACCACCGTGCTGTCTCTCTCACCTCACTGTGAAGTGGCTGCCAGCAGAGTCACACCAGACATCACGACACATTGTTTCACATTTGTTCTTGTGTCAATTTCCATATTTCCCTGCCATTTTTGTCTTGAACTTGCCTTCCAAATAAATGTCATCGCTTTAATATAAggtattacattaaaaatattttagcaaagtAGCTGATTACTAACTCAATTTTTTGAAAggaaatgaattatttatatgATAACCAACAAGAAAATATcgtaatacaaatatataattcacagtaaaaaaatacatatgcaagTAGATCAAAGTATTTTATATGCTTCTTAAAAATATTGTCATAGGTGCTATCTAATTTTGATGTTCTACCTTATCTCCAATTCAGACATCTGATACAGCTGCATCAAGACTATATTAGTATGATATTTCCCCTAAAATTGTGGAATAGCCAAATTTTTCCTCTGAGGAATGATTCTTCTTGGATAAGCCGGTAACCTCAACCTGAGACCAGAACAGAGGAATTCATGCAACTGCAGATTTTGTGATGGGTTTCCTTTTCATTGGTTTACCACATCAACTTATGTGTTTTATCCacccatttatttgtttattaaaatatcatttttgacCATCTATTCTTGGTGCTGGGTTCTAGGTCCTGGGATTCAACAGAGAGCCAGGCAGACACGATTTCTTCCTTTAGCGTACTTACATTGTACAGAGGAtgatacatgattttaaaaagtacataaatcAGGTGTGGGGATGATCTATCTTAAGGTTAAAACAACATTGTTAAAATTTCATAACACCAAGAATTAATACAGTCAtatagaatttagctgtgaacaAGACTGTACATTTCCTTCTTATAATGGAACTTCCTATTAATGAATATGTCAACACACTTCCATTTCACCACTGACAACAAAATTACAACACTAGGGCACATCCTATAATTAATACATAGATTTCATAGATACTATTTTAACATTTACAAAAAGtttcactgaattcttttccatAATTTCTGTAGTAGTTTCACGTTGATAGTTTTTTTTAGAAAAGGGAAGACTGCAGTTCTCTTATCTGAAGTTTAGAAGGAATTTGATAAATGGAAGATAAGGATATAATTAGCAATTCAGGAGCTTAGAAGTGCTttagaaaaaatactaaaataatttacatCAGAGCTCAATTTCAAAACAAGCATTTCTTTAATTCAAACCTGAAAGAAATGACTTTTCTAACTGCATATGGAAGCTGATAACAGCAATCAAGATCATGATAATGATTTTTCGATCCCTCTTATAGAAGAGATTTTTCTCTAAGCTATTCACATACTTATATTAAATCTAACATTCATCAGTAGTTTATGGTAGACATAGACAAAATTTACTCAACGTATGCTTGTCACTCGAATTGTTTTGTGTACATTGTTTTCTAACAATAATTCTGATTGCTTTTTACTAAGCATAAAATAGAAATTCGTCATGGAATAAAACCCTGAAGATATATCCTCATTATTGATTTAGAATTGAATGACCTTATTATCCAGAAAGTTGTAGGTTAAAACAACGAATTCTAAGCACACTGTGGTATATTTGTGTGGttcataacaaaagaaaaaagcaatatttTCCTGAGCTAAGCTGTTAGttcttaataattataaatagacATAAATTcttcaaatgaaatataaaatacatatataaaataaacatggcTTCATAATTCTAAGGAATTATTTTCTATAGTTTGGCAGTTTttgtggaaaaataataaaaagcatgtTATTGTCAATGTTCTTCAGTTTttcatacacacataaatacacacacacacatatacttttcTAGACTAACTTTAGGTAAAAGACTTTTCTAGgtatacattttgaaattattcatatacacatacattacagaaaacacagtaagaaatagaaaatgtttcataCACTACCAGTTTGTTTTCTGCTAGGAAACACACAATGCCCCTCTCGTGAATCTATGGAGATGAAGGCTTCTGTCCTTTCACCCAGCATCTCACGTTccacaaaactgaaagaaaaatctgCTTTAGCTTCTTGTTTCCCCAAATCAGGATGAGTGGGTGGGATGAAGGATAGCTGAATACGACAGCTTGGTAGAACATGAAGACAGGTTTCTTTTCCAGCTCAAAATTCCAAACTGATAGGATCATGGACAGAAAGTAAATGGCACATAACAGGAGAAAGGAGGTCACAGTTTGCAAAGCTTTTATGTGGACCTTGGTGCTGGGATCTTGAGATCCTTTGCCGTGGACCTGCATCTTCTTGAGATGTTTACACAGAGaacagattaacagcagaaaagACATCAGGGTCAGAGTGAGGGGTATAAGGTTTGCTAGCATGGTTACAGTCACATTTGAAAGGTACACACTCCTCAATTTGATCCTCCAAGTAATGTTTCCTTCATATTCTTTTCTCCACACAATCTGATTCATGTTCATCACAAAAAGATGACAAACCAAAAATAGCAAAGGCCCCAACAGTGTCACCAGAATGACACTCTTAACTTTCCTCTTTAAGTGAAGAAAAATCAGGTTGGAGAAAGTGGCAATCTTGAGCAAATAAAACATGCTGAGGCTAGTAGAAAGCCAGTTGCTGAAATGGTTGGTCACTACCCAGACATTATAAGCAGTGATTCTTACTTCTACACTATAAAAAGCTAGATTAAACTCAGTTGCATACAAATGTAGTAATAATACCCAGAGCAAACCAACTCTGGAGACAGCCAGACCAGTGAGAATTTGGTCAGCAAAGgagattttttgtcttttcaccCACTCAATGGAATTTACCAATGCTATGAAGCCATTAGCAAAATTTCCAATAACAAATATAACCCCTATTAGAATGGAAAAAGTGATGGACAGAAAAGTTATCATATCTGAACAGAcaaagagaaattttttaaatgctagtGTAATATCACTGGTTGTGATTGCTTGAATATCCTGACCTTAAATTCTATATGCACCTGATTTGTGTATCTGCTGTgacattctttttacttttgattGTTGTGACCAGTGTCAAGCCAGAAATCACCATAGCATGCTAATGGATGAGTTCAATGCTCTCTTTATGgaaaacattcttattttcaaaacaaCTCAAATTAACTCATTCATTCGCTGTCTGTTCTTGTTATACACTGGAATTATTCATACTGAAGTTGACATGAAACCTGAATTCTCAGGTGCTAGTATGCAAACAAGGACATATTAACTTTCAGTGTTTGCAAGTTTTCCTTGTGTAACCTCTCCATCATTTGTCTTTAATGACTTTAGTTGTTAGGGAAGTTTTATAACCCAATACAGAGATCATATAGTAAATGTCTAAATTCT encodes the following:
- the LOC135964332 gene encoding taste receptor type 2 member 46, producing MITFLSITFSILIGVIFVIGNFANGFIALVNSIEWVKRQKISFADQILTGLAVSRVGLLWVLLLHLYATEFNLAFYSVEVRITAYNVWVVTNHFSNWLSTSLSMFYLLKIATFSNLIFLHLKRKVKSVILVTLLGPLLFLVCHLFVMNMNQIVWRKEYEGNITWRIKLRSVYLSNVTVTMLANLIPLTLTLMSFLLLICSLCKHLKKMQVHGKGSQDPSTKVHIKALQTVTSFLLLCAIYFLSMILSVWNFELEKKPVFMFYQAVVFSYPSSHPLILIWGNKKLKQIFLSVLWNVRCWVKGQKPSSP